Genomic segment of Chloroflexota bacterium:
GCCATGTGGGACCCGACCATGCGCTAACCCTTGACGGTCCAACACCGTTGCTACAAGCGCATGTGAGGGTCTCCTTGATTGGACAGCATCAGGCGTGATCCGTAGCTGGGGCGGCGGTCCGGCCCCCTCTCCCTTGATGGGAGAGGGTTGGGGTGAGGGTGCTCCGGAACCGCCACTCCCGCCGGTCGGAGGCCGATCCACTCGCGCAATGCGCTACTAATCCCACGAGGCCTCCATCCGCCGTGCGATACTGGGGTGTGGGATTGACGCCTCGCTGCCTGCGGCTGCTCATGCACGACCATGAGTCCCACCATCGGTCACCGCGGCGTTCCCGAGTTGGTATGTCCGCACCCGTTCTTTCGTGAAAGTCACGCTCGTCTACGGATTTCTCGGCGCCGGCAAGACCACGTTGCTGCGCCGGTTGATCCCGCGTCTTCAGCCCCTGGGCCGCATCGCCGTGCTCGTGAACGAGTTCGGCCGGGAGGGCATTGATCAGCACGTGCTGCGGTCGGCCGACGTGAGGGTCCGCGAGCTCACCGGCGGCTGCATCTGTTGCGAGGTCCGCGGCGACCTGCTCGCGGCGCTGGTCCAGATCGGCCGAGAGGTGGCACCGGAGCGGCTGGTCGTCGAGCCCACCGGCCTCGCTGCGCCCTACATGCTGGGCCAAGTGTTCACCCAGGCCGAGGTGCGCGAGATCGCGCAGGTCGACTCGGTGGTCACGGTCGTCGACGCCGCCCGACATGAAGTCGCGCACCAGGCCTTTGGCGATTTCTATGTGGACCAGATGCGCGTGGCCGACGTGCTCGCCATAAACAAGGCCGACATCGCGACGCCGGAGCAGATCGAGACCGCGCGCGATGCCGTCCGCCAGCTCAATCCCGACGCCGCCCTGGCCGTCACCAGCTATGCGGAAATCGACACCGATCTGGTCCTCGCCGCCATCGCCGCGCCCCGCCCCGCCCCTGCCGCGGCCAACGGCGCCCACGGCCACGGAGAGCAACCCGAGCTTTCCACGCTGGGGCTCGAGCGCGCCACGCTCCAACCCGGACCGCTCGCGCGCGACCACCTGGACCGCTGGCTTGCCGCTCTCGCCCGCGGCGATTTCGGCGACGTGGTTCGGGCCAAGGGCATCGTGCGCGTGGACAACGCCACGCTGCTCGTCGACGTTGTAATGGGGGGCGTGGAAGTCCGGGCGTTCAGGCCGACGCCGGCACGCTTTGAAATCATCGGCCGCAATCTCGATCCTCGATCCATGG
This window contains:
- a CDS encoding GTP-binding protein, whose translation is MKVTLVYGFLGAGKTTLLRRLIPRLQPLGRIAVLVNEFGREGIDQHVLRSADVRVRELTGGCICCEVRGDLLAALVQIGREVAPERLVVEPTGLAAPYMLGQVFTQAEVREIAQVDSVVTVVDAARHEVAHQAFGDFYVDQMRVADVLAINKADIATPEQIETARDAVRQLNPDAALAVTSYAEIDTDLVLAAIAAPRPAPAAANGAHGHGEQPELSTLGLERATLQPGPLARDHLDRWLAALARGDFGDVVRAKGIVRVDNATLLVDVVMGGVEVRAFRPTPARFEIIGRNLDPRSMEKFLANGNTNIPSPSLAQ